The Anopheles maculipalpis chromosome 3RL, idAnoMacuDA_375_x, whole genome shotgun sequence genomic sequence ACGAAGTTAATGACCACACGTACATAAAAGAGAGATATATTCAGCTTAGCTTTACTTACATAACTTCCCTGAAAGCCTTGCACACCGTGCAGACTCCAACCGATATTCTTTGGTGCATCCGGATGCTTCTGGGAGAACAGATTCTGCATAAACTCACCCAGCTCGGTGTGCTTGAGGAATGCGCTTGAGTGCTTTTTCCACGGTTTCCATACAATTTCCGACTCTAGATAGTGAAAGAGAAGCGAAACGTTATTTACTTttggcttttttatttttatttttaaatgtaccaatttaattgtattttaattcaaatttaatctaCCATGCTTTCGCGCTATTTCCCTCTCTCGAACGATTCTGCGAGAGCGACGATGTTTGTCGATGTTTTGCGATGAAATGATAAAGTCACAATGGGCCCGTTAGTGATCATAATataactttttgttttcacttttttaaaagcgacgaacctatttgatgattttattcTTACCCCCAAGTAGTCGAGAATTATtaagatttaaattaattgaacaaATTACCCTACAACTTCAGTACATTCCACAGCGATAGGCGTAAACGATCTTCTTGCAATAGCTGCAGCAGCGTGCCCTGTCTAGCTACTCATCTTCTCCCCATCCCTTATCGGTAACTGCTGATGGGTAGCGCACCAACGTAATTAATCTTATTTACAAATTGCCCACATTGACAATCGCTAGAAGATACGTATTTGTACGACACATAGACTAGCACTGCACCAGAGCCGGAGAGAAAGGCCGGACTCGCAGAGAGATAGTGTTCCAATTGAAGCGTCTCAACCTCATTTGCCTGCGACTCTGCGATTGTGAACTATTGTCCAGTTAAGATGGGTTTAGTGAGGACGTCTGTCGTGTGCCTGTTCGTGTGGGGTTTAATTTGCTGGAACGCCCAGTGCACTATGCTGGACGGGAAGTACGAACCAACATGGGAAAGTTTGGACTCGCGACCGCTTCCCAAATGGTACGACGATGCAAAGGTAGGCATCTTCATCCACTGGGGTGTGTACGCGGTACCCAGCTTCGGTTCCGAATGGTTCTGGATCAACTGGCAGGGTAGCAATGCGACGGAGTACGTACAGTTTATGGCGAACAACTATAAGCCCGGCTTTACCTATCAAGACTTTGCCAGTGACTTTACCGCGGAACTGTTCAATGCGACCGAGTGGGCCGATCTGTTCGTTCGGTCCGGTGCAAGGTATGTGGTGCTGACAAGCAAACACCACGAAGGATACACCCTGTGGCCATCGAAGCATACGTTCGGCTGGAACTCGATGGACGTTGGACCGCATCGGGATATTGTGGGAGAGCTTGCCGGGGCTGTTCGTGCTACCGGTCAGCTAACGTTCGGTGTTTATTATTCACTGTTCGAGTGGTTTAATCGGTTGTACGCTCACGATAAGGCTCTAGCATTCCTTCACCGAGAGTACGTGGATGGGAAGGTGTGGCCTGAGCTGCAGGAACTTATCAACACCTACCGGCCGGAAGTGCTGTGGAGTGATGGCGATTGGGAAGCTCCGGATGGGTATTGGAAGGCGAAAGAGTTCTTTACCTGGCTGTACAACGATAGTCCAGTGAGGGAGACGATCGTAACGAACGATCGGTGGGGTATCGGAACGTTATGCCTGCACGGTGACTTCCACACCTGCTCCGATCGCTACAATCCCGGTGTGCTGCAGAAACACAAGTGGGAAAACGCAATGACGATCGATCGCAAGAGCTGGGGTCATCGGGCTAACGCGAAGCTGGAAGATTTCATGACGACCGATGAGCTGATCGGTCAGATCGTTACTACAGTGAGCTGTGGTGGTAACATTCTGATCAACGTTGGACCTACCAAGGCTGGAACAATTGATCCGATCTTTGCCGAGCGGTTGGTCGACATGGGACGGTAAGGAATTGTTGATCTGACGAACCATTTCCCAATAAACTGATGATCTTCATATGCTTCTAGCTGGCTAAAGGTAAACGGAGATGCGATCTACAAATCGCAACCCTGGGACTACCAAAACGATACACTCACCGGAAGCGTGTGGTACACGACAGCAAAGAGCCCTAGAACCAGCAACTTCCGCACGATTTTCGCGATCGTGTTGGACTATCCGTACAAAACGAACAGCGTGCGGCTGGGAGCCTTCACCAATCAGGTGACAAAGATCACACAGATCACGATGCTTGGGTTCAACACCGCCCTGAAGGTAAGTCAGCCCTTCCAATCCGATTCGACCTTTTCACATCTAATGCCCACTTTCCTTCTTACAGTGGAAACCAACGGATGATGGGATTTTGGTAGAGTTTCCCTCCAAGAATGAAATCGACCGACTAAAACTACATAACGCATGGACGCTAAAGATTACGCTATCCTCTCGATGGTCCTAAACCGGTGACCTACGAAC encodes the following:
- the LOC126562181 gene encoding putative alpha-L-fucosidase; translated protein: MGLVRTSVVCLFVWGLICWNAQCTMLDGKYEPTWESLDSRPLPKWYDDAKVGIFIHWGVYAVPSFGSEWFWINWQGSNATEYVQFMANNYKPGFTYQDFASDFTAELFNATEWADLFVRSGARYVVLTSKHHEGYTLWPSKHTFGWNSMDVGPHRDIVGELAGAVRATGQLTFGVYYSLFEWFNRLYAHDKALAFLHREYVDGKVWPELQELINTYRPEVLWSDGDWEAPDGYWKAKEFFTWLYNDSPVRETIVTNDRWGIGTLCLHGDFHTCSDRYNPGVLQKHKWENAMTIDRKSWGHRANAKLEDFMTTDELIGQIVTTVSCGGNILINVGPTKAGTIDPIFAERLVDMGRWLKVNGDAIYKSQPWDYQNDTLTGSVWYTTAKSPRTSNFRTIFAIVLDYPYKTNSVRLGAFTNQVTKITQITMLGFNTALKWKPTDDGILVEFPSKNEIDRLKLHNAWTLKITLSSRWS